A single genomic interval of Salinarchaeum sp. IM2453 harbors:
- a CDS encoding HD domain-containing protein has protein sequence MGVEIKEDRVSEEEFNAMQDFVYEYLLASVEREMDGGRMRWYPWHSAEYRYNHILNVVELSEEIARKEGADVDITRVSAIFHDVAKLEADQETHPEEGARVTREYLNSQGDYPESFIDSVCRSVRRHSYQGDLSDLSLETRSLVEADLLDKIGTNGVTLMMLRMGYESRVHVDAAEMVDRVIDRGVDVIDRIESDTARSIAHQRMKRVRWIREWLTDEVAVIDPMETAKSEDQ, from the coding sequence GTGGGCGTCGAAATAAAGGAGGATCGGGTCTCAGAAGAGGAATTTAACGCGATGCAGGATTTCGTCTATGAATATTTACTTGCAAGTGTAGAGCGTGAAATGGATGGCGGGCGAATGCGTTGGTACCCTTGGCACTCAGCAGAATATCGATATAATCATATTCTTAATGTCGTTGAGCTTTCCGAAGAGATTGCCAGAAAAGAAGGAGCCGATGTCGATATTACCCGAGTTTCCGCAATATTCCACGATGTGGCAAAGTTAGAAGCCGACCAAGAAACCCATCCAGAAGAAGGTGCTAGAGTGACACGAGAGTACTTAAATTCTCAGGGAGACTACCCAGAGTCGTTTATTGATTCTGTCTGTCGATCAGTTCGACGGCATTCGTATCAGGGAGATTTGTCGGACCTATCACTTGAGACTCGATCACTGGTCGAAGCAGATCTGCTTGATAAAATTGGTACTAATGGGGTCACGCTCATGATGCTCCGAATGGGATATGAGTCACGAGTCCATGTAGATGCCGCTGAAATGGTTGATCGCGTAATCGATCGCGGTGTAGACGTGATCGACCGGATCGAGAGCGACACAGCGAGGAGTATCGCACACCAGCGAATGAAGCGAGTTCGATGGATTAGAGAGTGGTTAACGGATGAAGTAGCAGTAATCGATCCAATGGAGACAGCGAAATCAGAAGATCAGTGA
- a CDS encoding metal-dependent transcriptional regulator, translated as MNTTNQYLKAIYLAQELDDGAASTGTLADLLEVSPASATEMIGKLESEGLVRHEKYKGAQLTEEGEERAQTALETYCIIQRFLRNVLEVEDYKGEARALESVIDETVADRLDTIINRPDECPDCFDAQYDACECLKVN; from the coding sequence ATGAATACAACTAACCAGTATCTAAAGGCAATCTATCTCGCACAGGAACTTGATGACGGAGCCGCGTCAACCGGGACATTGGCCGATCTACTTGAGGTTAGCCCAGCAAGCGCAACAGAAATGATCGGTAAACTCGAATCAGAGGGGTTAGTTAGACATGAAAAATACAAGGGCGCACAATTAACGGAGGAAGGGGAAGAACGGGCACAAACGGCTCTTGAAACATACTGTATTATTCAACGATTTCTACGAAACGTACTCGAAGTTGAAGACTACAAAGGAGAGGCCAGGGCACTGGAAAGCGTTATAGATGAAACGGTTGCTGATCGACTTGACACAATTATCAATCGTCCTGATGAGTGCCCAGACTGTTTCGATGCACAATACGATGCGTGTGAGTGCCTCAAGGTGAATTGA
- a CDS encoding ferritin-like domain-containing protein: MSLQQRVSSDHQLARLLQIGAVLEEVIEARTRRHLDTMEVTDEVHTLLEESAGESTEHRQRVEELIDELDTETVPYESIEKLVDEQYANTQPEDFDGVLYDQLCNEETAYKFYDDLIEAIEQSEAEFSIDRDRVLSVLRDIRAEEEAGVEDVLSVMEQQS; this comes from the coding sequence ATGAGTTTACAGCAGCGTGTCTCGTCGGATCACCAACTCGCGCGGCTATTGCAGATCGGGGCCGTGCTTGAGGAGGTAATCGAGGCACGAACACGACGACACCTAGACACAATGGAGGTGACTGACGAGGTTCACACCTTACTTGAAGAGAGTGCAGGAGAATCAACAGAGCACCGCCAACGTGTAGAAGAGCTCATTGACGAACTTGATACAGAAACAGTTCCATATGAGTCAATCGAAAAGTTAGTTGATGAACAGTATGCAAACACGCAGCCAGAGGATTTTGACGGCGTATTATATGATCAACTCTGTAACGAAGAAACCGCATACAAGTTCTATGACGATTTAATAGAGGCAATCGAGCAAAGTGAGGCAGAATTTTCAATTGATCGAGATCGAGTTTTGTCGGTGCTTAGAGATATCCGGGCGGAGGAAGAAGCGGGCGTTGAAGATGTTCTTTCAGTGATGGAGCAACAATCATGA
- the sufD gene encoding Fe-S cluster assembly protein SufD produces the protein MSVQRPSTLSETTVRELSEARDEPDWLLEMRLNGLSALDEADLPDVIETPGRRWTNLSELDFEKFIDAQSQSEETVREGPEGVEVKSFQNALEEHEELLKEHLGSVIDPAENYFTALSAALFTTGTFVYVPEGTTADEITIRGEMESPSLFSQTLVVAEESASATILESITAAGDSDSQYFSNIVEVVGKQNSYVQYGSLQTLPEDTYNYTLKRGTVQRDAMVNWIEANIGSRLTRSDVETKLVGDGSETKIVGTFFGREDQHLDVNARVWHEAAHTTADLVTRGVLDDKARSVYEGVQDVGRDAWDTSSYQRENTLMLSDDAEADASPKLIIHNHDTEASHSATVGQVDEEELLYLTSRGIEKQQAIDMLVEGFFVPVLEEIDIDEFRADIESEIMARLHS, from the coding sequence ATGTCTGTACAGCGACCATCGACGCTGTCGGAAACGACAGTTCGGGAGCTTTCAGAGGCTCGCGATGAGCCAGACTGGCTATTAGAAATGCGGCTTAATGGATTAAGTGCCCTTGATGAGGCCGACTTACCGGATGTTATTGAAACTCCAGGACGTCGGTGGACAAACCTTTCTGAGCTGGACTTTGAGAAGTTTATCGATGCCCAGTCACAGTCAGAAGAAACAGTTCGGGAAGGACCAGAAGGAGTGGAAGTCAAGTCATTCCAAAATGCCCTAGAAGAACACGAAGAGCTTCTCAAGGAACACCTCGGGAGTGTTATTGATCCGGCTGAGAATTACTTTACTGCTCTGTCAGCTGCATTGTTCACGACGGGAACATTCGTATACGTTCCAGAAGGAACGACGGCAGATGAAATAACGATCAGAGGAGAAATGGAGTCTCCTTCGCTGTTTAGTCAGACGCTGGTTGTTGCGGAAGAATCAGCATCAGCAACGATTCTTGAGAGTATCACAGCTGCGGGCGATTCCGACAGTCAATACTTTAGTAATATCGTTGAAGTTGTCGGAAAGCAGAACAGCTATGTTCAGTACGGATCATTGCAGACACTGCCAGAAGACACGTATAATTACACACTAAAACGAGGAACTGTTCAGCGCGATGCAATGGTCAACTGGATTGAAGCTAATATTGGCTCCCGTCTGACGCGGTCAGATGTGGAAACAAAGCTCGTCGGAGACGGAAGCGAGACAAAGATCGTTGGAACCTTCTTCGGCCGCGAGGATCAGCATCTTGATGTTAATGCTCGTGTCTGGCATGAAGCTGCACACACAACTGCCGATTTGGTCACACGCGGAGTGTTAGATGACAAAGCGAGATCAGTGTATGAAGGTGTCCAAGATGTCGGAAGAGACGCATGGGACACAAGTTCATATCAGCGTGAAAATACGCTGATGCTTTCAGATGATGCAGAGGCAGATGCATCTCCTAAGCTCATCATTCACAATCACGATACAGAGGCCAGTCACTCTGCCACAGTTGGGCAAGTAGACGAAGAAGAATTACTATATCTAACATCACGTGGAATCGAAAAACAGCAAGCAATTGATATGCTAGTTGAAGGCTTCTTTGTGCCAGTGCTCGAAGAGATTGATATTGACGAATTTAGGGCCGACATCGAATCAGAGATAATGGCACGTCTCCACTCCTGA
- the sufB gene encoding Fe-S cluster assembly protein SufB: MSSEEHLQETDTEKRFEFKKQERSAVKSEKGLTEDIVRMISEDKDEPEWMLERRLKAFRQYEAMPMPQGWPAMPDLSELDVEEIVPYIRPDVDERAGADDWDELPDDIQDTFDKLGIPEAEKKALSGVGAQYESEIVYQNMKEEWEEKGVIFCNMDEAVQEHEEIVKEYFMTKCVPPSDNKFAALHGAVWSGGSFVYVPEGVTVEMPVQAYFRMNSEGMGQFEHTLIVAEEGAEVHYIEGCSAPKYGAHNLHAGGVEVFVKENAHVQYSTVQNWSKNTFNLNTKRALVEENGRMEWISGSMGSKATMLYPSSVLQGRGASDNHITIAFAGEGQDIDTGAKVYHNAPKTKSTIESKSISKDGGRTNYRGLVHISEGAENSSTAVECDALMFDNESTSDTMPYMEINESSVDVAHEATVGKIGDEDVFYLQSRGLDDDDAKQMIVSGFIEPITEELPIEYAVELNRLVELEMEGSLG, encoded by the coding sequence ATGAGTTCAGAAGAACATCTACAAGAGACAGACACGGAGAAACGATTTGAGTTCAAAAAACAAGAGCGCTCAGCAGTCAAATCAGAAAAGGGACTGACTGAGGATATCGTGCGGATGATCAGCGAGGATAAGGATGAGCCAGAGTGGATGCTTGAGCGACGGCTTAAGGCGTTCCGCCAATATGAGGCAATGCCAATGCCGCAGGGATGGCCGGCGATGCCCGATTTGTCGGAGCTTGATGTCGAAGAGATTGTGCCGTATATCCGTCCTGATGTCGACGAGCGGGCAGGAGCAGACGACTGGGATGAACTGCCAGATGATATTCAGGATACGTTTGATAAACTGGGTATTCCAGAAGCTGAAAAGAAGGCACTCTCCGGGGTAGGAGCACAGTACGAGTCGGAGATTGTCTATCAAAATATGAAAGAGGAGTGGGAAGAGAAAGGCGTCATCTTTTGTAACATGGACGAAGCGGTACAGGAGCATGAAGAGATTGTCAAAGAGTATTTCATGACAAAGTGTGTTCCTCCATCAGATAACAAATTTGCTGCACTTCACGGTGCAGTGTGGTCTGGTGGGTCATTCGTGTATGTTCCGGAAGGAGTTACGGTGGAAATGCCAGTTCAGGCATACTTCCGGATGAACTCGGAAGGGATGGGACAATTCGAACACACACTGATTGTCGCAGAAGAAGGTGCAGAAGTACACTACATCGAAGGCTGTTCTGCTCCAAAGTATGGGGCACATAATCTCCACGCTGGTGGAGTCGAGGTGTTTGTAAAAGAGAATGCCCACGTGCAGTATTCAACTGTACAGAACTGGTCTAAGAACACCTTCAATCTCAACACAAAGCGAGCACTCGTTGAAGAAAACGGCCGGATGGAATGGATCTCTGGGTCCATGGGATCAAAGGCAACGATGCTATACCCATCCTCGGTACTTCAGGGCCGAGGCGCAAGCGATAATCACATTACAATCGCATTTGCAGGAGAAGGCCAGGACATCGACACCGGAGCAAAGGTATATCATAATGCTCCAAAGACAAAGTCAACGATCGAGTCAAAATCAATCAGTAAGGACGGAGGACGGACCAATTACCGAGGCCTTGTACACATCAGTGAAGGAGCAGAGAACTCCTCAACAGCAGTAGAGTGTGATGCACTGATGTTTGACAACGAATCAACCTCGGACACCATGCCGTATATGGAAATTAACGAGTCATCAGTTGATGTAGCTCACGAAGCAACGGTCGGAAAGATTGGTGATGAAGACGTGTTCTACCTACAGTCACGAGGGTTAGACGATGACGATGCAAAGCAGATGATTGTCTCAGGATTTATTGAGCCGATCACTGAAGAGCTTCCAATTGAGTATGCCGTTGAACTGAACCGTCTCGTTGAGCTTGAAATGGAGGGATCACTAGGATAA
- a CDS encoding ABC transporter ATP-binding protein, which yields MAQLEISNLHANVAEENEKILRGVDLTVSSGEIHALMGPNGSGKSTLAKVIAGHPGYEVTEGSIELHLEGDEFEGIPEDKRDWNLLELEPNERAALGIFLGFQYPVEIEGVTMMNFLRTALNAKLEEREELFEDEEAEEEASAEEEKEEDAGYDTSPMEGPADEGEVSVTEFQQLLEEKMEQLDMDESFARRYLNAGFSGGEKKQNEVLQAAILNPEIAVLDEIDSGLDIDRLQDVANGINALRDEQNTGILQITHYQRILDYVEPDHVHVILDGEVAMSGDSSLAKELEDKGYDWVREQVYNTA from the coding sequence ATGGCACAACTTGAGATATCAAATCTTCACGCTAACGTTGCAGAAGAAAACGAGAAGATCCTACGAGGGGTTGACCTGACAGTCAGCTCAGGAGAGATTCACGCGCTTATGGGGCCAAATGGAAGTGGAAAATCCACACTAGCAAAGGTAATTGCTGGCCATCCAGGTTATGAAGTGACAGAAGGATCAATTGAACTACATCTTGAGGGTGATGAGTTTGAGGGGATTCCAGAAGACAAGCGTGACTGGAACCTACTCGAACTTGAGCCAAACGAACGAGCTGCCCTTGGTATCTTCCTTGGATTTCAGTATCCAGTTGAAATTGAAGGAGTTACGATGATGAATTTCCTTCGAACCGCGTTGAATGCAAAATTAGAAGAGCGAGAAGAGCTCTTCGAGGACGAAGAAGCTGAGGAAGAAGCATCAGCAGAGGAAGAAAAAGAGGAAGATGCAGGATATGACACCTCCCCAATGGAAGGGCCAGCAGACGAAGGTGAGGTCAGCGTTACAGAATTCCAGCAGCTGCTCGAAGAAAAAATGGAGCAACTAGACATGGATGAGTCGTTTGCTCGACGGTATCTCAATGCCGGGTTCTCTGGTGGTGAGAAGAAGCAAAATGAAGTACTCCAAGCGGCCATCCTCAATCCGGAAATTGCGGTACTAGATGAAATCGACTCTGGACTTGACATTGATCGACTCCAGGATGTCGCTAACGGAATTAACGCACTTCGAGACGAACAGAACACAGGAATCTTACAGATTACCCACTACCAGCGAATTCTTGACTATGTTGAGCCGGATCACGTGCATGTGATCCTTGATGGAGAAGTTGCAATGAGTGGTGACTCCAGTCTGGCAAAAGAACTTGAGGACAAGGGTTACGACTGGGTTCGCGAGCAAGTTTACAACACTGCATAA
- a CDS encoding DNA polymerase domain-containing protein codes for MTDPGQQSLGDFDTNGSSASDTDQIKAEAKAVADEDNVEQVIDPERYSLPAADGTIAISITQVDYTIEGTGENERPIIHVFGRTGDGTAEHIQIRGFQPYFYAPADSVDKSDLLNYDAIVDWEETDEDEEPYQSIRENELVRIYTRTPRDVGRIRDDFEHYEADILFPDRFLIDKGLNDGIAVPKRRDDDSTIIVHHSEVAATTVNVDPRVCFLDIEVDDRHGFPEDGEEPIICLTTHDSYDDEYIGWLYKPDTEIEEVGNTLSDYQPLQDDTEIKIKSYETEEEMLDEVIQYIEQKDVDILSGWNFTDFDAPYLLDRLEELNDRTNYDLDIDRLSRVNEVWRSDWGGPDVKGRVVFDLLYAYQRTKFTELDSYRLDDVGERELGVGKERYQGDLGDLWEENPERLLEYNLRDVELCVELNRTQDIIPFWNEVKSFVGCRLEDATTPGDAVDIYVLQKVHGDFALPSKGQHSGEDYEGGAVFDPITGVRENVSVLDLKSLYPMCMVTINASPETKVNPEEYGEDTYIAPNDTHFRKEPDGIIREMVDELLNEREAKKEQRNEFDPETEDYERFDRQQAAVKVIMNCFTPDTEVLTPNGIQNIRDLKVGEEVYSLDPDTKTLETKPVIKTHAYPEYRGKLLDIQTDTIDFRVTSNHRMLIQEPNAETANPDITFTKAGNLDDQQVYEIPTDWQIEHEDQLPDQIQDTDLSQLNNGIKKEVTDGGVVTTSYPQEAATGQITTNDWLNVLAQYLIYGRTKTNEDKKDHIVIEMSSPASLTGSVQAVTAEYKIEEGEIHITDPRVSRNIRSHCHRENERRIPEYVYSGSETQKQQFIDTIFTTEKDQTEQRVTIESKQLRDDILRLCAHVGDVVSYDSADNHWIVRRHTDCEATFDADSDVTESTADNGVYCVTVEDNHTLLAGRNGQFQPIGQSLYGVLGWDRFRLYDKEMGAAVTATGREVINHTEAVANEEGYEVVYGDSVTEDRPVVVRDPDQRVRIIQIGQLYDIATQTSERKAVLSADGGKTKHAGKERSTLDGWEALSLTTDGAAEWQPIQRVIKHETDKPIVELRDEYGGSVTTPDHSYIVEDRDKYTQTAPSDVDAPVRIPSPGGDNSQAEVDVKRLLKDKDDQIGNSGNEIGDRNPQDKKILKTINWDTEAGSALSRVSALYIRCGSVANTTTVTFEDVPTEVRSQLHQDCELLFGKQNTQKVENDIVIDDRDAKILCAKLFEDETEKQVPSFILNAPVKQQKRFLKLVTDTANKATESKSSLTGRVFETTSQVCAAGVSYLLIANNIDHTYDQDTESDRYRIVIGRSRIKEATPTLETRETTELTEVYDLEVKKNNNFVDGVGGIVLHNTDSVMLELGENVEKEKAIERSFDIEKHINKSYDIFAKEELNAHAHRFQIEFEKLYRRFFQAGKKKRYAGHIIWKEGKDVDDIDITGFEYQRSDIASITKEVQLEVIDMIVKGEDIDEVKSYVHSVIDDFQGGKVDPEEIAIPGGIGKRLDSYDTDTAQVRGARYANELLGTNFGRGSKPKRIYLEGVHAEFFQRMEQEHGFDPQENEIYREFKQNPDVICFEYADQLPEEFEIDWEKMLDKTLKGPIERILEALEISWQEVKSGQEQTGLGQFM; via the coding sequence ATGACTGACCCGGGACAGCAGTCACTTGGGGACTTTGACACTAATGGTTCTTCAGCGTCTGACACGGATCAAATCAAAGCCGAGGCAAAGGCGGTCGCAGATGAGGATAATGTTGAACAGGTAATTGATCCGGAGCGCTATTCACTACCAGCAGCAGATGGGACAATTGCCATATCGATCACGCAGGTAGATTATACAATCGAAGGAACGGGAGAAAATGAACGGCCAATCATTCACGTATTTGGACGAACGGGTGACGGGACAGCCGAGCACATTCAAATACGCGGATTTCAGCCATACTTTTACGCTCCAGCGGATAGCGTTGACAAGTCAGATCTGTTGAACTACGATGCAATCGTAGACTGGGAAGAAACTGATGAAGATGAGGAGCCTTATCAGAGCATTCGTGAGAACGAGCTCGTGCGTATTTATACGCGAACCCCACGTGATGTCGGCAGAATTCGAGATGACTTTGAACACTATGAAGCAGATATACTATTTCCAGATCGTTTTCTTATTGATAAGGGACTCAACGATGGAATTGCTGTTCCTAAACGGCGAGACGACGATAGTACAATCATAGTTCACCACAGTGAAGTAGCAGCAACGACAGTCAACGTTGATCCCCGGGTTTGCTTTTTAGATATAGAGGTAGATGATCGGCACGGATTCCCTGAGGACGGTGAAGAACCGATTATATGTTTGACAACTCATGATTCATACGATGATGAATACATTGGGTGGCTGTACAAGCCAGACACAGAAATAGAAGAAGTTGGAAACACACTCTCTGACTATCAACCACTACAGGACGACACGGAAATCAAGATCAAGTCGTATGAGACGGAAGAGGAGATGCTTGATGAAGTTATTCAATATATTGAGCAAAAAGATGTGGATATACTGAGTGGCTGGAACTTTACTGATTTTGACGCACCGTATCTGCTTGACAGACTGGAAGAATTGAACGACAGAACCAACTATGATTTAGATATTGATCGACTATCTCGGGTAAATGAAGTCTGGCGTTCGGATTGGGGCGGTCCAGATGTCAAAGGACGCGTTGTATTTGATCTTCTGTATGCATACCAGCGAACGAAGTTTACTGAGCTCGATTCTTACCGGCTAGATGACGTTGGTGAACGTGAGCTGGGCGTCGGTAAAGAACGGTACCAAGGAGACCTTGGGGACCTTTGGGAAGAAAATCCGGAGCGACTGCTGGAATATAATCTTCGTGACGTTGAGCTCTGTGTAGAATTAAATCGAACCCAAGATATCATCCCATTCTGGAATGAAGTCAAGTCCTTCGTTGGCTGTCGGTTGGAAGACGCGACAACGCCGGGTGACGCCGTTGATATTTACGTTCTACAGAAGGTACACGGGGATTTTGCACTACCGTCAAAAGGACAACATAGCGGAGAAGACTACGAGGGGGGAGCAGTATTTGATCCGATTACTGGAGTTAGAGAAAATGTTAGTGTGCTGGACTTAAAATCGCTGTACCCGATGTGCATGGTAACAATTAACGCATCGCCAGAAACAAAGGTGAATCCTGAGGAATATGGCGAGGATACATACATCGCACCAAATGATACTCATTTCAGAAAAGAACCTGACGGGATCATCCGAGAGATGGTCGACGAACTGTTGAACGAACGAGAGGCAAAAAAAGAACAACGAAACGAATTCGACCCTGAGACAGAGGACTACGAGCGGTTTGACCGACAGCAGGCAGCTGTAAAGGTGATTATGAACTGCTTCACGCCAGATACGGAGGTACTAACTCCAAATGGTATACAAAATATTCGTGATCTTAAGGTAGGAGAAGAGGTATACTCACTTGATCCAGATACAAAAACACTGGAAACAAAGCCCGTCATTAAGACGCATGCATATCCAGAATATCGCGGAAAATTACTTGATATCCAGACGGACACAATTGATTTCCGGGTGACGTCAAATCACCGAATGCTTATACAGGAGCCGAACGCAGAGACTGCAAATCCAGATATAACATTTACAAAAGCAGGGAATCTCGATGACCAGCAGGTATACGAGATACCAACAGATTGGCAGATTGAACATGAAGATCAGCTTCCTGACCAGATTCAAGATACAGATCTATCACAGTTGAATAACGGTATCAAAAAAGAGGTTACAGACGGAGGAGTCGTTACTACATCATATCCACAGGAAGCCGCAACTGGTCAAATTACTACAAATGACTGGTTGAATGTATTGGCTCAATATCTCATTTATGGGAGAACAAAGACAAATGAAGATAAGAAGGATCACATAGTCATTGAGATGTCGTCGCCTGCATCTCTCACTGGGTCGGTGCAAGCGGTGACTGCTGAGTATAAAATCGAAGAAGGAGAGATACACATTACGGACCCCAGAGTCAGTCGGAATATCAGAAGTCACTGTCACAGAGAGAATGAAAGGCGAATCCCAGAGTATGTATACAGCGGATCAGAGACACAAAAACAACAATTTATTGATACAATATTCACTACGGAAAAAGACCAAACAGAGCAACGTGTAACCATCGAAAGCAAACAACTCCGAGATGACATACTACGGCTATGTGCACATGTTGGGGATGTCGTTTCATATGATTCAGCCGACAATCACTGGATAGTCAGACGACATACAGATTGTGAAGCAACATTTGATGCAGATTCTGATGTAACAGAGAGTACAGCAGATAACGGGGTTTATTGTGTTACTGTTGAGGACAACCACACACTGTTAGCAGGTCGAAACGGTCAATTCCAACCGATAGGGCAGTCACTGTATGGTGTACTGGGTTGGGACCGTTTCCGCCTGTATGACAAAGAGATGGGTGCTGCGGTGACGGCAACTGGACGAGAGGTGATCAACCATACTGAAGCGGTTGCCAATGAAGAAGGGTATGAAGTTGTGTATGGAGATAGTGTCACCGAGGACCGCCCAGTTGTCGTTCGGGATCCAGATCAACGTGTGCGTATCATCCAGATCGGTCAGCTGTACGACATCGCAACACAGACTTCAGAAAGAAAAGCAGTCCTGTCAGCAGATGGAGGTAAGACAAAGCATGCTGGAAAAGAACGATCGACACTTGACGGCTGGGAGGCACTGTCACTAACAACTGATGGAGCTGCAGAGTGGCAACCGATTCAACGGGTCATCAAGCATGAGACCGATAAGCCGATTGTCGAGTTAAGAGATGAATATGGAGGTTCGGTCACGACACCTGACCACTCGTATATCGTTGAAGACAGAGATAAATACACACAGACTGCTCCAAGTGATGTTGATGCTCCCGTCCGAATTCCGTCACCAGGCGGTGACAACAGTCAAGCAGAGGTTGATGTGAAAAGATTACTCAAAGACAAAGACGATCAAATAGGGAATTCTGGAAACGAGATAGGTGACAGAAATCCACAGGATAAGAAGATACTAAAGACGATCAACTGGGACACAGAAGCAGGTTCAGCGCTGTCGCGTGTGTCAGCACTGTATATCAGATGTGGTTCAGTTGCTAATACGACGACAGTAACGTTTGAAGACGTGCCAACAGAGGTACGGTCACAACTACACCAAGACTGTGAGCTGCTCTTTGGAAAACAGAACACGCAGAAGGTCGAGAACGATATTGTTATCGACGACAGAGATGCCAAAATACTATGTGCGAAACTATTTGAAGATGAGACAGAAAAACAAGTACCGTCGTTCATACTTAACGCACCAGTAAAACAGCAAAAACGATTTCTTAAGCTAGTAACAGATACAGCAAACAAGGCTACAGAATCGAAGTCGTCACTTACGGGACGAGTGTTTGAGACTACAAGTCAAGTCTGCGCAGCCGGAGTATCATACCTACTCATTGCTAACAATATTGATCACACGTACGATCAAGATACTGAATCCGACCGTTACCGGATTGTCATCGGAAGGTCACGAATAAAGGAAGCAACACCGACGCTAGAAACGCGAGAAACGACAGAGCTAACAGAAGTGTATGATCTGGAGGTGAAGAAAAATAATAATTTCGTCGATGGTGTCGGAGGGATTGTACTGCACAACACAGATAGTGTGATGCTAGAGCTTGGTGAGAACGTAGAGAAAGAAAAAGCAATTGAGAGATCGTTTGATATTGAAAAGCACATCAACAAGTCATACGATATATTTGCAAAAGAGGAGCTTAACGCACACGCACATCGGTTCCAAATAGAGTTTGAAAAGCTATATCGGCGCTTCTTCCAAGCAGGCAAAAAGAAACGGTATGCCGGACATATCATTTGGAAAGAAGGAAAGGATGTTGATGATATCGATATCACCGGCTTCGAGTACCAGCGGTCAGACATCGCATCAATCACAAAAGAAGTTCAGCTCGAAGTCATTGATATGATTGTTAAAGGCGAAGATATTGACGAAGTAAAGTCATACGTACACTCGGTAATCGATGACTTCCAAGGAGGAAAGGTCGATCCTGAAGAAATTGCAATTCCAGGTGGTATCGGAAAGCGGTTAGATAGCTACGATACAGATACGGCACAAGTGCGAGGAGCTCGGTACGCAAACGAGTTACTCGGAACGAACTTTGGACGAGGGAGCAAGCCAAAACGAATATACTTAGAGGGCGTTCACGCTGAGTTCTTCCAGCGAATGGAACAAGAACATGGTTTTGATCCACAAGAAAATGAGATATACAGAGAATTCAAGCAGAATCCAGATGTAATCTGCTTTGAGTATGCTGATCAACTTCCCGAAGAGTTCGAAATTGACTGGGAAAAAATGCTGGACAAAACCTTAAAAGGGCCAATTGAACGTATTCTTGAAGCACTTGAGATATCATGGCAGGAAGTCAAGAGTGGCCAAGAGCAGACAGGGCTTGGACAGTTTATGTGA
- a CDS encoding fibrillarin-like rRNA/tRNA 2'-O-methyltransferase: MTLPEGVQYRDFGGEMALSTQGSAVYGEPVIDGWRQWNPHRSKLGAMFEKGVDTGIAGDDTVLYLGAANGTTVSHVADFAGPVYAIEFSPRPAKDLVDVAETRSNVFPLLKDARKPDTYSHIVEANLDTIIQDVATRGQAQVANENRKFLKNNGQLILAVKARSEDVTGDPETVFASVKRELEEEYEILSTQRLEPYHSDHLAVIATPK; the protein is encoded by the coding sequence ATGACACTACCAGAAGGCGTTCAGTACCGTGATTTTGGAGGCGAAATGGCATTATCAACACAAGGATCGGCTGTATATGGTGAACCAGTTATCGATGGATGGAGACAGTGGAATCCACATAGATCAAAGCTTGGAGCAATGTTTGAGAAAGGAGTTGATACGGGGATAGCAGGCGATGATACTGTGCTATATCTGGGCGCAGCTAATGGAACAACGGTAAGCCATGTTGCTGATTTCGCTGGACCGGTGTACGCTATCGAGTTTTCCCCACGGCCAGCGAAGGATCTTGTAGATGTCGCAGAAACGCGATCAAACGTCTTTCCATTGCTTAAAGATGCACGAAAGCCGGACACATACTCTCATATTGTTGAGGCAAACCTCGATACAATCATACAGGATGTCGCAACCCGCGGGCAGGCACAGGTTGCTAATGAAAATCGGAAATTCCTCAAAAACAACGGACAACTAATCCTTGCTGTTAAGGCCCGAAGTGAGGATGTGACCGGTGATCCAGAGACAGTATTTGCATCTGTTAAGCGAGAATTAGAAGAAGAATACGAAATTTTGTCAACACAGCGACTTGAGCCGTATCATAGCGATCATTTAGCGGTCATTGCAACGCCAAAATAA